One Pantoea eucalypti genomic region harbors:
- a CDS encoding glycohydrolase toxin TNT-related protein (This protein contains a domain related to Tuberculosis Necrotizing Toxin, which is the C-terminal effector domain of outer membrane channel protein CpnT, and which has a lethal NAD+-glycohydrolase activity.) → MSREPESKIAPWFGEIGLGVQYLLPESMKSIIDSGHLKEVKTGRQCG, encoded by the coding sequence ATGTCCCGAGAGCCAGAAAGTAAAATAGCACCCTGGTTTGGTGAGATTGGTTTAGGTGTACAATATCTTTTGCCAGAATCAATGAAGTCTATAATTGATTCCGGACATTTAAAAGAAGTTAAAACAGGAAGGCAATGTGGATAA